A portion of the Corynebacterium occultum genome contains these proteins:
- a CDS encoding NAD(P)/FAD-dependent oxidoreductase has protein sequence MSSSTTILGGGIGGFTLAQELRKLGYEGAVTIIDEHGLPYDRPPLSKEILSGTKAPEEIQFVPESWYSENQVKVLQAKVERIDAAARTLLLDNGEEHTYDNLVLATGGHARRGDTPGFNDDSVIVLRTLADAQRLSENLVAGRTLGIIGAGLIGAEVASVARERGAEVILVDPAPVSLIPAVGEEIAQRLHDLHDAHGVHFINGLTSAIRREGEKYLLEIDGQDETVEVDAVLLCIGLVPEESLAASAGLERDGGVLVDAEQRTSAPGIWAVGDCARRRNADGSLERRHEHWESAMQEAKTAAASITGSPAPVGGASWFWSDRYGVHLEGIGSMTAVGSTVIRPDEAGHPAVAFRVTPEGKLAGAASYNDSMAVRAARRIIDRELDVDPAKLADPTIPLKKLTR, from the coding sequence ATGAGTTCCTCCACCACCATCCTCGGTGGCGGCATCGGTGGTTTCACCCTGGCCCAGGAACTGAGGAAACTCGGTTACGAAGGTGCCGTGACCATCATTGACGAGCACGGTCTTCCCTATGACCGCCCACCACTGTCCAAGGAGATTCTGAGCGGCACCAAAGCCCCGGAAGAAATCCAGTTCGTACCGGAAAGCTGGTATTCGGAAAATCAGGTGAAGGTGCTGCAGGCCAAGGTTGAACGCATCGATGCAGCAGCCCGTACCTTGCTGCTCGACAACGGTGAAGAACACACCTATGACAACCTGGTGCTGGCCACCGGCGGCCACGCCCGGCGCGGTGACACCCCCGGTTTCAATGATGACTCGGTGATCGTGTTGCGCACCCTGGCGGATGCCCAGCGGTTGAGTGAAAACCTCGTGGCTGGCAGAACCCTGGGCATCATCGGTGCTGGTCTGATCGGTGCTGAGGTGGCCTCGGTGGCCCGGGAACGCGGGGCTGAGGTCATCCTGGTGGATCCTGCCCCGGTGTCCCTGATCCCGGCGGTGGGTGAGGAGATCGCGCAGCGTCTGCACGATCTGCATGATGCCCATGGGGTGCACTTCATCAACGGTCTGACCTCTGCCATCCGCCGTGAGGGAGAGAAATATCTCCTGGAGATTGACGGGCAGGACGAGACTGTCGAGGTGGATGCTGTGCTGCTGTGCATCGGTCTCGTTCCCGAGGAATCGCTGGCAGCTTCCGCCGGTCTGGAACGCGATGGTGGGGTGCTTGTCGACGCCGAACAGCGCACCAGCGCCCCGGGTATCTGGGCGGTGGGTGACTGCGCGCGACGTCGCAACGCGGATGGTTCTCTGGAGCGTCGCCATGAGCACTGGGAATCCGCGATGCAGGAGGCTAAGACCGCCGCGGCTTCCATCACAGGTTCCCCGGCGCCGGTGGGGGGTGCTTCCTGGTTCTGGTCCGACCGTTATGGCGTCCACCTCGAGGGCATCGGTTCAATGACCGCAGTGGGGAGCACCGTCATCCGACCTGATGAGGCCGGCCATCCCGCCGTGGCTTTCCGGGTCACCCCGGAAGGAAAACTCGCCGGTGCCGCCTCCTACAACGATTCCATGGCGGTGCGCGCTGCCCGCAGGATCATCGACCGCGAACTTGATGTCGATCCCGCGAAGCTTGCTGATCCCACCATCCCGCTTAAAAAGCTGACCCGCTGA